Proteins co-encoded in one Armatimonadota bacterium genomic window:
- the rplR gene encoding 50S ribosomal protein L18, producing MLIRADRNALRKRRHLRIRARVRGTPARPRLSVFRSLKQIYAQLIDDTTGRTLVAASTLDPEVRGLVAGKTKTEAAVAVGQVLAQRALARGIQRVVFDRGGYKFHGRVKALADGARAAGLQF from the coding sequence ATGTTGATCCGTGCTGACCGCAATGCGCTGCGCAAGCGTCGTCACCTGCGCATTCGGGCGCGGGTGCGCGGCACGCCGGCGCGGCCGCGCCTGTCGGTGTTTCGGAGCCTCAAGCAGATCTACGCGCAGCTCATCGACGATACCACCGGCCGGACCCTGGTGGCCGCGTCCACCCTGGATCCCGAGGTGCGGGGGCTCGTGGCCGGCAAGACGAAGACCGAGGCGGCGGTGGCCGTCGGCCAGGTGCTGGCGCAGCGGGCGCTGGCCCGGGGCATTCAGCGCGTGGTGTTCGACCGGGGCGGGTACAAGTTCCACGGTCGGGTGAAGGCCCTGGCTGATGGTGCCCGGGCTGCGGGCCTGCAGTTCTGA